In one window of Eleutherodactylus coqui strain aEleCoq1 chromosome 10, aEleCoq1.hap1, whole genome shotgun sequence DNA:
- the TMEM268 gene encoding transmembrane protein 268, with translation MSGTDEAEGPRIENPEPVVTLHSGLYNGRLLTVLPYTSSTEQAEQCLQRLQDCGIQVPLEQCKDSLQIPALIPEVHRYIFFSSRGFVMILAVVIYASIWINLYSTAQLFSSGHSWGTSIPITLTAAVITIVFIVAIKKHQKKINVNTDIRLAAANEVFMEYNVLLGISDRSRTCRSVPSLCFVYFHLWGCHQKLSRRLANMSEDALEKFLDQLFIFIETPADPALAQTNYEDNTTEESPLLASSSQSKPVLCNKKIPLILQGHPEVMARQLLIIASACYVRLLTSGQLPQVHDAGHTGVLSVPCPCQFIESSIFTPGHCFTWM, from the exons ATGAGCGGGACTGATGAGGCCGAAGGTCCTAGAATTGAGAACCCAGAACCAGTGGTCACTTTACATTCAG GACTTTACAATGGAAGATTATTGACCGTTCTGCCCTATACATCAAGTACTGAGCAAGCTGAACAATGCCTTCAGAGGCTCCAGGATTGTGGCATCCAG GTCCCACTGGAGCAATGTAAAGACTCCCTACAGATCCCGGCTCTCATCCCAGAGGTTCACAGATACATCTTCTTCAGCTCTAGAGGCTTTGTTATGATCCTGGCAGTG GTCATATATGCCTCCATATGGATCAATCTCTACTCCACTGCTCAGTTGTTCTCCAGTGGCCATAGTTGGGGGACCAGTATACCTATCACCTTAACTGCTGCTGTTATCACCATTGTGTTTATTGTTGCCATCAAGAAACACCAAAAGAAG ATAAATGTCAACACAGATATAAGacttgctgcagccaatgaggtctTCATGGAATACAATGTCCTGTTGGGGATCAGCGACCGATCAAGAACTTGTCGTAGTGTTCCTTCA CTGTGCTTCGTATATTTCCATTTGTGGGGCTGCCACCAAAAACTCTCTCGACGCTTGGCCAACATGAGTGAG GATGCTCTTGAAAAGTTCTTGGACCAGCTGTTTATCTTCATAGAAACTCCCGCTGATCCTGCCTTGGCACAAACTAATTATGAGGACAACACAACAGAAGAGAGCCCCCTGTTGGCCAGTAGTTCCCAATCTAAACCTGTTCTGTGTAACAAGAAGATTCCACTTATTCTACAGGGTCATCCAGAA GTGATGGCTCGCCAACTACTGATCATAGCCAGTGCCTGTTATGTGCGTCTCCTCACCTCAGGCCAGCTGCCCCAGGTCCATGACGCTGGCCATACTGGTGTCCTGAGTGTACCATGTCCGTGCCAATTCATTGAGAGTAGCATATTCACACCGGGGCATTGCTTCACATGGATGTAA